A single window of Fusobacterium sp. IOR10 DNA harbors:
- a CDS encoding BatD family protein, whose protein sequence is MILRVIIFFIISTLSFSEVLLTTDNNNPGLDEAIKITVAFNNTKREQYYLEGINNFDVLYRSSRSSTSWVNGKKTSVKSDIYTVMPSKTGNFDLSVWIKGQLKSNRLRISVTNVSKNKKNGTIGQGKVLWDVKKLNKNYYFGEKIPYYEKATIKTSLRNYGYINPPVFQGFTAKDVTKRDKNGYPVAKRLIENGQEEIEIKLTENILEANSTGEKKIKVGKIKAEESTDDFFGIEPVKPMLFGGEEISVNILPLPTSGKPNNFQMVVGDLKGTYKWNQLDTAKLGESFSLIVKFSGNVNLNYLEKIIEEKNKNFNIYSSVSNESEKIISGEYYGTKDFEIAFIPKKTGEIKTPEINVPYFDTREKKYKNFKIPSRKITVTGSYTDKNYNNEEISSNKNKINNENKLPEKEIIVSSILEKGDTKKVDKRDILIGVLLLISLGEGIWIFKLIIDKKNDKKEYKDLFKKMLKSSSNKELYEFYSLYMKEKYDFSPKAQFEDILIKNGGNEALINLNRKIEKEMFENIKIDKREVVSILKANK, encoded by the coding sequence ATGATTTTAAGAGTGATAATTTTTTTTATAATAAGTACTTTAAGTTTTTCAGAAGTACTATTAACTACAGATAATAATAATCCAGGATTAGATGAAGCTATTAAAATAACTGTAGCTTTTAATAATACAAAAAGAGAGCAATATTATTTAGAGGGAATAAATAATTTTGATGTTTTATATAGAAGTAGTAGAAGTTCAACATCTTGGGTTAATGGAAAGAAGACATCTGTAAAATCTGATATATATACTGTAATGCCTTCTAAAACAGGAAATTTTGATTTAAGTGTTTGGATTAAGGGGCAACTAAAATCAAATAGATTAAGGATTTCAGTTACTAATGTTTCAAAAAATAAAAAAAATGGTACAATAGGACAAGGGAAAGTATTGTGGGATGTTAAAAAATTAAATAAAAATTATTATTTTGGAGAAAAGATTCCATATTATGAGAAAGCTACAATAAAAACTTCTTTGAGAAATTACGGATATATAAATCCTCCTGTTTTCCAAGGATTTACAGCAAAAGATGTAACAAAAAGAGATAAAAATGGATATCCTGTAGCTAAAAGATTAATAGAAAATGGACAAGAAGAAATAGAAATAAAATTAACTGAGAATATTTTAGAAGCAAATTCCACAGGTGAAAAAAAGATAAAGGTGGGAAAAATAAAAGCTGAGGAATCAACAGATGATTTCTTTGGGATAGAACCTGTTAAACCTATGTTATTTGGTGGAGAAGAAATTTCTGTTAATATTTTACCTCTTCCAACTAGTGGAAAACCAAATAATTTTCAAATGGTTGTTGGAGATTTAAAAGGAACTTACAAATGGAATCAGTTGGATACAGCTAAATTAGGAGAAAGTTTTTCTTTAATTGTAAAATTTTCAGGGAATGTTAATTTAAATTATTTAGAGAAAATAATAGAAGAAAAAAATAAAAATTTCAATATTTATTCTAGTGTTTCCAATGAAAGTGAAAAAATAATATCAGGTGAGTATTATGGAACAAAGGATTTTGAAATTGCCTTTATTCCTAAAAAAACTGGGGAAATAAAAACACCAGAAATAAATGTTCCATATTTTGATACTAGGGAAAAGAAATATAAAAACTTTAAAATTCCCTCTAGAAAGATAACTGTTACAGGAAGTTATACTGATAAAAATTATAATAATGAGGAGATTTCTAGTAATAAGAATAAAATAAATAATGAAAATAAATTACCTGAAAAAGAAATTATAGTTTCTAGTATTTTAGAAAAAGGAGATACAAAAAAAGTGGATAAGAGGGATATTCTTATTGGAGTATTGCTGTTAATTTCTTTAGGAGAAGGTATTTGGATATTTAAGTTAATTATTGATAAAAAAAATGATAAAAAAGAGTATAAGGATTTATTTAAAAAGATGCTAAAATCTTCTAGTAATAAAGAACTATACGAATTTTATTCCCTTTATATGAAAGAAAAATATGATTTTAGTCCTAAAGCTCAGTTTGAGGATATATTGATAAAAAATGGCGGGAATGAAGCTTTGATTAATTTAAATAGAAAAATAGAAAAGGAAATGTTTGAAAATATTAAAATAGATAAAAGAGAAGTAGTATCAATTTTAAAAGCAAATAAATAA
- a CDS encoding MoxR family ATPase — protein MENTEAILLLKNEIGKKVIGQKDMIDKVLIGILTESHILLEGLPGLAKSLTVSTISKTLGLEFSRIQFTPDLLPSDIIGTEIYNEKTGKFYTRKGPLFANIVLADEINRAPAKVQAALLEAMQERQVTISNETFKLEKPFIVLATQNPIEQDGTYPLPEAQQDRFLMKVKVEYPSKAEEMDFLNLITSDKEFDNIELKEILTKEKLQILKNQVKKVHIDEKLKEYILDIVFKTREKSEYILCGASPRASIALVKASKANAFLEGRDFVMPKDIKKVIYDILRHRIILSYEAEAEEKKVEDVIMEIIESVDLP, from the coding sequence TTGGAAAACACAGAAGCAATATTACTATTAAAAAATGAAATAGGAAAAAAAGTAATAGGACAAAAGGATATGATTGATAAGGTTCTCATTGGAATTTTAACAGAAAGTCATATTTTATTAGAAGGGTTACCAGGACTGGCAAAATCCTTAACAGTAAGTACTATTTCAAAAACTCTAGGATTAGAATTTTCCAGAATACAATTCACACCAGATTTATTACCTAGTGATATTATAGGAACTGAAATATACAATGAGAAAACAGGAAAATTCTATACAAGAAAGGGTCCATTATTTGCAAATATAGTTTTGGCAGATGAGATAAACAGAGCCCCTGCAAAGGTTCAAGCTGCACTACTTGAAGCAATGCAAGAAAGACAAGTTACAATATCAAATGAAACTTTTAAATTAGAGAAACCTTTTATAGTGTTAGCAACACAAAATCCCATTGAACAAGATGGAACATATCCATTACCAGAAGCTCAACAAGATAGATTTTTAATGAAGGTTAAAGTAGAATATCCATCTAAAGCTGAAGAAATGGATTTTCTAAATTTAATAACAAGTGATAAAGAATTTGATAATATAGAATTAAAAGAAATTTTAACTAAGGAGAAACTGCAAATTCTAAAAAATCAAGTAAAAAAAGTTCATATTGACGAAAAATTAAAAGAGTATATTTTAGATATAGTTTTTAAAACAAGAGAAAAATCTGAATATATATTATGTGGAGCTTCTCCTAGAGCTAGTATAGCCCTGGTAAAGGCTTCAAAAGCAAATGCTTTTTTAGAAGGCAGAGATTTTGTAATGCCAAAGGATATAAAAAAGGTAATATATGATATTCTTCGTCATAGAATAATATTATCCTATGAAGCAGAAGCTGAAGAAAAAAAAGTTGAAGATGTTATCATGGAAATAATAGAGTCAGTTGACCTTCCTTAG
- a CDS encoding radical SAM protein, which yields MIDDLYNYPLYRPPSEAYSLIIQITLGCSHNKCTFCNMYKGKQFTIKPFEKVKSEIDFFRSQIKHIDKIFLADGDALIMRTESLIKILKYINLKFPEVKRISLYASPRSILLKTEKELEEIRNLGVSLVYMGLESGDNETLKEINKGATAEEITEAALKMKKIGFQLSVTVIAGILGNKDSTNHAVNTGKVISKIIPDYLGILCLVVHPETDIDIQCKKGEFVEASGDQIMEEIKLMIENINIPDNEKIIFRSNHASNYLNLKGNFPEDKDRLLDDINYAISNDYIRQRNEQYLKYSKKGF from the coding sequence ATGATTGATGACTTATATAATTATCCACTTTATAGACCACCTAGTGAAGCCTATAGTTTAATAATTCAAATTACCCTAGGATGCTCTCACAATAAATGTACTTTTTGTAATATGTACAAAGGAAAACAATTCACTATAAAACCTTTTGAAAAAGTTAAAAGTGAGATTGATTTTTTCAGAAGTCAAATAAAACATATTGATAAAATATTTTTAGCTGATGGTGATGCACTTATAATGAGAACTGAAAGTCTTATTAAAATTTTAAAATATATAAACTTAAAATTTCCTGAAGTTAAAAGAATTTCTTTATATGCAAGCCCTAGATCTATTTTATTAAAAACAGAAAAAGAATTGGAAGAAATTAGAAATCTTGGAGTTTCTCTTGTTTATATGGGACTTGAAAGTGGAGACAATGAAACTTTAAAAGAAATTAATAAAGGAGCCACTGCAGAGGAAATTACAGAGGCTGCTTTAAAAATGAAAAAAATTGGATTTCAATTGTCAGTTACTGTAATTGCTGGAATACTAGGAAATAAAGATAGCACTAACCATGCTGTTAACACTGGAAAAGTTATTAGTAAAATTATACCTGATTATTTGGGAATACTTTGTCTTGTTGTACATCCTGAAACAGATATTGATATTCAATGTAAAAAGGGAGAATTTGTAGAAGCTTCTGGAGACCAAATTATGGAAGAAATAAAATTAATGATTGAAAATATAAATATACCAGATAATGAAAAAATAATATTTAGATCAAATCATGCTTCTAATTATTTAAATCTTAAGGGAAATTTCCCAGAGGATAAAGATAGGCTTTTAGATGATATTAATTATGCAATATCAAATGACTATATTCGTCAAAGAAATGAACAATATTTAAAATATAGTAAAAAAGGATTTTAA
- a CDS encoding DUF4402 domain-containing protein, which yields MKIILFFLISVVIFSQNVNVDDSVEGNLNITANVIANLTIENSNMEFNDIPLASDAIAFTDVDIDGSTDTQDTVTISIPKTIQMKDGEKTMTLYLSSEKKEKLVLDENGKGSVKIKGTLNAEDTTVIGDYTGTFDVTVKYD from the coding sequence ATGAAAATAATTTTATTTTTTTTAATATCTGTTGTGATATTTTCTCAAAATGTTAATGTAGATGATTCTGTAGAAGGTAATCTAAACATTACTGCAAATGTTATTGCTAATTTGACTATTGAAAATAGCAATATGGAATTTAATGACATTCCTTTGGCTTCAGATGCTATTGCTTTTACTGATGTAGATATAGATGGGTCCACTGATACCCAAGATACAGTAACTATCAGTATACCAAAAACAATTCAAATGAAAGATGGGGAGAAAACTATGACTTTATATCTCTCATCTGAAAAAAAAGAAAAATTAGTACTAGATGAAAATGGTAAAGGTAGCGTAAAGATTAAAGGTACCCTCAATGCTGAAGATACAACTGTTATAGGAGATTATACTGGTACCTTTGATGTAACTGTTAAATATGATTAA
- a CDS encoding VWA domain-containing protein → MKFGNLENLYYFILPIIILIIMAYGMVKRNKILKTLRIQRSKKSYLLKIIFIILGSCLICVALLSPEKLLEEKDVQVEGNNIYVLMDTSSSMLAEDVYPNRIELGKRIIKNIFKEIKGDKIGIIPFSDSAYIQMPLTEDYSIGENYINAIDTNLISGGGTKIIDALKIANDSFEEIKAEKKVVLIVSDGGEREKDVIDFVKNNKITVYSIGVGTNKGEVIPDYKNGKRNGFVKNNKGSIVVSKLNNSFLKELSKISEGKYYEANNLNDNSEKFISDIKNIHKDKLDNEKITIYKKYYQYFLLLGMIFLFLGYFLNRRLKYEE, encoded by the coding sequence ATGAAATTTGGAAATTTGGAAAATTTATATTATTTTATTCTCCCTATTATTATTTTAATAATTATGGCATATGGAATGGTAAAGAGAAATAAAATATTAAAAACATTAAGAATACAAAGGAGTAAAAAAAGTTATTTACTTAAAATAATATTTATAATTTTAGGAAGTTGCTTGATCTGTGTAGCACTATTGTCCCCAGAAAAATTATTAGAGGAAAAAGATGTACAAGTAGAGGGAAATAATATATATGTATTAATGGATACTTCTAGTTCTATGTTAGCAGAGGATGTATATCCCAACAGAATAGAACTAGGGAAAAGAATTATAAAAAATATTTTCAAGGAAATAAAGGGAGATAAAATTGGTATAATACCATTTTCAGACAGTGCATACATCCAAATGCCTTTAACAGAAGATTATTCAATAGGAGAAAATTATATAAATGCAATAGATACAAATCTTATTTCTGGAGGTGGAACTAAGATAATAGATGCTTTGAAAATTGCAAATGATTCATTTGAAGAAATAAAAGCAGAGAAAAAAGTAGTGTTAATAGTTTCAGATGGTGGAGAAAGAGAAAAAGATGTTATTGATTTTGTGAAAAATAATAAGATAACAGTTTATTCAATAGGTGTTGGAACTAATAAAGGAGAAGTGATTCCTGATTATAAAAATGGAAAAAGAAATGGTTTTGTAAAAAATAATAAAGGTTCTATTGTAGTAAGTAAATTAAATAATTCTTTTTTGAAGGAATTATCCAAAATAAGTGAAGGAAAATATTATGAAGCTAATAATTTAAATGATAATAGTGAAAAATTCATTTCAGATATTAAAAATATTCATAAGGATAAACTAGATAATGAAAAAATAACAATTTATAAAAAATATTATCAATATTTTTTATTACTAGGAATGATTTTTCTATTTTTAGGATATTTTCTTAATAGGAGATTAAAGTATGAAGAATAA
- a CDS encoding VWA domain-containing protein, giving the protein MFKFQDPYFFALIPLIIYLFFRKQKKLGIKIPSVKKIKKYSLGSKKYLIGKYLIFISSILMVFALARPQMVSKENKIKRNGVDIVISLDLSFSMMQEDFKPNRLEKSKEMLEKFVSKRLNDRLGLVIFGGDAYTKIPLTFDNKMVKETIGKITINDITSNKRTAIGMGLGVSLNRLKNSKAKSKIIILITDGENNAGSISPEEATKLAKELGIKVYTIGIGAKEINIPTLLGKRTLKNTSLDENLLRNIAKETKGKYFRASDSKEFNNIFNEIDKLEKSKIEAREFYSKEEYYLPILKIALILLVLGLFFEFLLFIRLP; this is encoded by the coding sequence ATGTTTAAATTTCAAGATCCTTATTTTTTTGCATTAATACCTTTAATTATTTATTTGTTTTTCAGAAAACAAAAAAAATTGGGAATAAAAATTCCCAGTGTAAAAAAAATAAAAAAATATTCTCTAGGGAGTAAAAAATATTTAATTGGTAAGTATTTAATATTTATTTCAAGTATTTTAATGGTATTTGCCCTAGCAAGGCCTCAAATGGTTTCTAAAGAAAATAAAATTAAAAGAAACGGAGTAGACATAGTTATTTCTTTGGATTTATCTTTTTCTATGATGCAAGAAGATTTTAAACCAAATAGATTGGAAAAATCCAAAGAAATGTTGGAAAAATTTGTGTCAAAAAGATTAAATGATAGGCTAGGGTTAGTTATTTTTGGAGGAGATGCATACACAAAAATACCGTTGACATTTGACAATAAAATGGTAAAGGAAACCATTGGAAAAATAACAATTAATGATATTACTAGCAACAAAAGAACTGCTATAGGAATGGGATTAGGAGTATCTTTAAATAGACTGAAAAATTCCAAAGCTAAGTCTAAAATAATTATTCTTATAACAGATGGAGAAAATAATGCAGGAAGTATAAGTCCAGAAGAGGCAACAAAATTAGCTAAAGAACTAGGAATAAAAGTATATACTATAGGAATAGGAGCAAAGGAAATAAATATTCCAACATTATTAGGAAAAAGAACTTTAAAAAATACATCATTAGATGAAAATTTGCTTAGAAATATTGCTAAAGAGACAAAGGGAAAATATTTTAGAGCTAGTGATTCTAAGGAATTTAATAATATATTTAATGAAATAGATAAATTAGAAAAGAGTAAAATAGAGGCAAGAGAATTTTATTCAAAGGAAGAATATTATCTTCCAATATTAAAAATAGCTCTAATATTATTAGTCTTAGGATTATTTTTTGAGTTTCTATTATTTATAAGATTACCATAA
- a CDS encoding thioesterase family protein — protein MFSTNYKVRVDDINYGGHMGNERALVLFQQTRTEWLNSIGLDELNIGEEKGIIQLESHVYYLKEVVFGEELLCSIKNIEIVRSYFDIFYEAKNKNNEIVLKGSTRMMAFDYKRKKISRIPNFFKEKIDKI, from the coding sequence ATGTTTAGTACTAATTATAAAGTTAGAGTAGATGATATAAATTATGGTGGTCATATGGGAAATGAAAGAGCATTAGTTTTATTTCAACAAACAAGAACTGAATGGCTTAACTCTATAGGTCTAGATGAACTTAATATTGGAGAGGAGAAGGGCATTATTCAATTGGAATCTCATGTTTATTATTTGAAAGAAGTTGTTTTTGGAGAAGAACTATTATGTTCCATTAAAAATATAGAAATAGTAAGAAGTTATTTTGATATATTCTATGAAGCTAAAAACAAAAATAATGAGATAGTTTTAAAGGGTTCTACTAGAATGATGGCATTTGACTATAAGAGAAAAAAAATAAGTAGAATTCCTAATTTTTTTAAAGAAAAAATTGACAAAATTTAA
- a CDS encoding DUF58 domain-containing protein: MDRKELLKKIRKIEIRTSALAEELFVGKYHSCFKGNGMEFSDIRRYEAGDDVKRIDWKTSARQRKTYVKEYQEERELSIYILVDVSLSNSFASKKDLITQLIATLVFSADKNNDRFGAILFSDKIEKFVKLGKGKNHSLSIIEAMLKTEIESKGTNISGALNYLNKIQKRKGIVFLISDFLDEDYEKSMRIISKKHDLIPVRILDRKFNELPKGVLFNLKDSETDEIITVGNFKENIMLQEKEIDNVLDIYTDEDYVKSLIKFFKKRSSRGKL, encoded by the coding sequence ATGGATAGAAAAGAACTTTTAAAAAAGATAAGAAAAATAGAGATAAGAACATCAGCCTTAGCAGAGGAATTATTTGTTGGAAAATACCATTCTTGTTTCAAAGGAAACGGGATGGAATTTTCAGATATAAGAAGATATGAGGCTGGAGATGATGTGAAAAGAATAGATTGGAAAACTAGTGCAAGGCAAAGAAAAACTTACGTTAAAGAATATCAAGAGGAAAGAGAGCTTTCAATATATATATTAGTTGATGTTTCTTTATCAAATAGTTTTGCTTCTAAAAAAGACTTAATAACACAGCTTATTGCAACACTAGTTTTTAGTGCTGATAAAAATAACGATAGATTTGGAGCTATATTATTTAGTGATAAAATTGAAAAATTTGTAAAATTAGGTAAAGGAAAAAATCATTCATTGTCAATTATTGAAGCAATGTTAAAAACAGAAATTGAAAGTAAAGGAACTAATATATCAGGAGCTTTAAATTATTTAAATAAAATTCAGAAAAGAAAAGGAATTGTTTTTTTAATTTCTGATTTTTTAGATGAAGATTATGAAAAATCAATGAGAATTATTTCTAAGAAACATGATCTAATTCCTGTGAGAATATTAGATAGAAAATTTAATGAGCTTCCAAAGGGAGTTTTATTTAATTTAAAGGACTCAGAAACTGATGAAATAATAACAGTTGGAAATTTCAAAGAAAATATTATGCTCCAAGAAAAAGAAATAGATAATGTTTTGGATATTTATACAGATGAAGATTATGTGAAATCATTAATTAAGTTTTTTAAAAAAAGAAGCAGTAGGGGTAAGCTATGA
- a CDS encoding pyruvate, water dikinase regulatory protein has protein sequence MEKLNIHIFSDSFGESGEQVVKCALSQFELESSNYNLIKHRHVSDLKTLDREFRKISDYSNVFMLFTLVNLEVVEKAKHFCEMHNIQYADLLNPLLNALKIKIGKKPKRESGKFRVLDQEYFNRVDAIEFAVKFDDGKDSRMLNDADLVLIGISRTSKTPLSIYLANKVHIKVLNIPLVPEVEPPKELYDISKKRIIGLTNSVEMLNKIRKERIKCIGLKNGSNYSSLGRIIEELEYAERIMRKIGCPIIDVSDKAIEETAQIIVEIMKEQGVL, from the coding sequence ATGGAAAAGCTTAATATTCATATTTTTTCAGATTCTTTTGGGGAGTCTGGAGAACAAGTTGTTAAATGTGCTTTAAGCCAATTTGAATTGGAAAGTTCCAATTACAATCTAATAAAACATCGCCATGTTTCCGATTTAAAAACTTTAGATAGAGAATTTAGAAAGATAAGTGATTATTCAAATGTTTTTATGCTATTTACACTTGTTAATCTAGAAGTTGTTGAAAAAGCTAAACATTTCTGTGAAATGCATAATATTCAATATGCTGATTTATTAAATCCTCTTTTAAATGCTTTAAAAATAAAAATAGGTAAAAAACCTAAAAGAGAATCTGGTAAATTTAGAGTTCTAGATCAAGAATACTTTAATCGTGTTGACGCTATTGAATTTGCTGTTAAATTTGACGATGGAAAAGATAGTAGAATGTTAAATGATGCTGATTTAGTTCTCATTGGAATTTCTAGAACTTCCAAAACTCCTCTAAGTATATATTTAGCTAATAAAGTTCATATTAAAGTATTAAATATACCATTAGTTCCAGAAGTTGAACCACCTAAAGAATTATATGATATATCTAAAAAAAGAATAATTGGCTTAACTAATTCTGTTGAAATGTTAAATAAAATAAGAAAAGAAAGAATCAAATGCATTGGATTAAAAAATGGTTCCAATTATTCTTCCCTAGGTAGAATAATTGAAGAATTAGAATATGCTGAAAGAATAATGAGGAAAATAGGTTGTCCTATAATTGATGTTTCTGACAAGGCTATAGAAGAAACAGCTCAAATAATAGTTGAGATAATGAAAGAACAAGGTGTACTTTAA
- a CDS encoding DUF4402 domain-containing protein — protein sequence MKKTILGLFLGMSVMGMAATSVNNSGEYSGDLNIKANVVQLLKFTEKQALDFGDIVLGESADSITAGQMQVKGQPNYTVTVTVPATATISKDGADLTTVTLDSHMSGLAQTLDDNGELIQVVTGKIAEGATKNTGIHTGTVSISARYN from the coding sequence ATGAAAAAAACAATATTAGGATTATTTTTAGGAATGTCAGTTATGGGGATGGCAGCAACAAGTGTTAATAATAGTGGTGAATACAGTGGTGACTTAAATATTAAAGCCAATGTCGTTCAACTTTTAAAATTTACCGAAAAACAAGCTTTAGATTTTGGAGATATCGTTTTAGGAGAGTCTGCTGATTCGATTACTGCAGGTCAAATGCAAGTTAAAGGACAACCTAATTACACTGTTACTGTTACTGTTCCAGCTACTGCTACTATCTCAAAAGATGGTGCTGATTTAACTACTGTTACTTTGGATTCTCATATGTCAGGTCTTGCACAGACTTTAGACGATAACGGAGAGTTAATTCAAGTTGTAACTGGTAAAATAGCTGAAGGTGCAACAAAAAATACTGGTATTCATACTGGTACTGTTTCTATTTCAGCTAGATATAACTAG
- the ppdK gene encoding pyruvate, phosphate dikinase, translating into MKKFIYFFNEGNKTMRDLLGGKGANLAEMTNIGLPVPGGFTISTDACSEFYNQGQNIWEELKEEILSNIEKLEKETGKTFGYGENPLLVSVRSGAAVSMPGMMDTVLNLGLNDETVESLSKIINNERAAWDSYRRFIQMFGDVVKEVPKYKFDIVMDKIKEEKNIKTDLELTTEDLKEIVKRYKELYIREIGENFPTGPLNQLLDAVKAVFSSWNNSRAKIYRELNEIKGIKGTAVNVQSMVFGNMGETSGTGVAFTRNPSTGKKEIFGEYLMNAQGEDVVAGIRTPKKIASLEETMPDIYKEFLNICNILEKHYKDMQDMEFTIERGKFYMLQTRNGKRTSKAAVQIAVDMVEEKLITKKEAILRIDPKNIEQLLHKNFSIEALKNSKVIAEGLAASPGAASGQVCFDCEALKKVKKGILVRIETSPEDIEGMNIAEGILTIRGGMTSHAAVVARGMGKCCVSGCSEISINEEKREFETRGIIVKEGDLISIDGSSGKVYLGDIEKTDIELSGAFEKFISWVDETRRLKIRMNADTPKDCKVGLKFGAEGIGLCRTEHMFFAEEKIWSVREMIVSNTPKEIKQAIDKIYPFQKKDFFEIFEVMGGKPVTVRLLDPPLHEFLPKTENEIKKLSELMNIDMENIKERLESLREVNPMLGHRGCRLGITYPELYEMQVRAIITAALEVKDMGIEVNPEIMIPLVGSQEELSYLKDRIEKVIENIFKSKNKKLSYKLGTMIEVPRACIVADKIAEKADFFSFGTNDLTQITFGFSRDDAAKFIKEYVEKGIFENDPFVKLDQEGVGELMKMAIKKARNIKKDIKLGICGEHGGEPSSVEFCNKIGLDYVSCSPYRLLIAKIAAAQGEIKETK; encoded by the coding sequence ATGAAAAAATTTATTTATTTTTTTAACGAAGGTAACAAAACAATGAGAGATTTATTAGGAGGAAAAGGTGCTAATTTAGCAGAAATGACTAATATTGGACTCCCTGTACCTGGAGGATTTACAATTTCAACAGATGCTTGTTCTGAATTTTATAATCAAGGACAAAATATCTGGGAAGAGTTAAAGGAAGAAATATTATCAAACATAGAAAAATTAGAAAAGGAAACTGGAAAAACATTTGGTTATGGAGAAAATCCACTACTTGTTTCAGTTCGTTCTGGTGCTGCTGTATCAATGCCTGGAATGATGGATACAGTTTTAAATTTAGGTCTTAATGATGAAACAGTTGAATCCCTTAGTAAAATAATAAATAATGAAAGAGCTGCTTGGGATTCTTATAGAAGATTTATTCAAATGTTTGGGGATGTAGTAAAGGAAGTTCCTAAATATAAATTTGATATAGTAATGGATAAAATAAAAGAAGAAAAAAATATAAAAACAGATTTAGAATTAACTACTGAAGATTTAAAGGAAATTGTAAAAAGATATAAAGAATTATATATTAGAGAAATTGGAGAAAATTTTCCAACAGGACCTCTAAATCAGCTATTAGATGCTGTTAAAGCTGTATTTAGTTCTTGGAATAATTCTAGAGCTAAAATTTACAGAGAATTAAATGAAATAAAAGGCATTAAAGGTACTGCAGTAAATGTTCAATCTATGGTTTTTGGTAATATGGGAGAAACTTCTGGTACTGGGGTTGCTTTCACAAGAAATCCATCAACAGGAAAGAAAGAAATATTTGGAGAATATCTAATGAATGCCCAAGGAGAAGATGTAGTTGCAGGAATCAGAACTCCTAAAAAAATAGCTTCTTTAGAAGAAACAATGCCTGATATTTACAAAGAATTTTTAAATATTTGTAATATACTAGAAAAGCATTATAAAGATATGCAAGATATGGAATTTACAATTGAAAGAGGTAAGTTCTATATGTTACAAACTAGAAATGGAAAAAGAACATCTAAGGCAGCTGTGCAAATTGCAGTTGACATGGTTGAAGAAAAATTAATAACTAAAAAAGAAGCTATTCTAAGAATAGATCCTAAAAATATTGAACAACTTCTTCATAAAAATTTCTCTATTGAAGCATTGAAAAATTCAAAAGTAATTGCTGAAGGACTTGCTGCTTCTCCAGGAGCTGCTTCAGGACAAGTTTGTTTTGATTGTGAAGCTTTGAAAAAAGTGAAAAAAGGAATTTTAGTAAGAATTGAAACTTCTCCAGAAGACATAGAAGGAATGAATATAGCAGAAGGAATACTAACAATTCGTGGTGGTATGACTTCACATGCAGCAGTAGTTGCTAGAGGAATGGGGAAATGTTGTGTAAGTGGTTGTAGTGAAATTTCTATAAATGAGGAAAAAAGAGAATTTGAAACTAGAGGTATAATAGTTAAAGAAGGAGATTTAATTTCCATTGATGGTTCCTCTGGAAAAGTTTATTTAGGAGATATTGAAAAAACTGATATTGAACTATCTGGAGCTTTTGAAAAATTTATTTCTTGGGTAGATGAAACAAGAAGATTAAAAATTAGAATGAATGCAGATACACCTAAAGACTGTAAAGTAGGATTAAAATTTGGAGCTGAAGGAATAGGACTTTGTAGAACAGAACATATGTTTTTCGCTGAAGAAAAGATTTGGTCAGTTAGGGAAATGATTGTATCTAATACTCCTAAGGAAATAAAACAAGCAATTGATAAAATATACCCTTTCCAAAAGAAAGATTTCTTTGAAATTTTTGAAGTTATGGGAGGGAAACCAGTAACAGTTAGATTACTTGATCCACCTTTACATGAATTTTTGCCAAAAACTGAAAATGAAATTAAAAAATTATCGGAATTAATGAATATAGATATGGAAAATATAAAAGAAAGACTTGAATCTCTTCGTGAGGTAAATCCTATGTTGGGTCATAGAGGATGTAGATTAGGAATAACTTACCCAGAGTTATATGAAATGCAAGTTAGAGCTATTATAACTGCAGCTTTGGAAGTTAAAGATATGGGAATAGAAGTAAATCCTGAAATTATGATTCCTCTAGTAGGATCTCAAGAAGAACTAAGTTATTTAAAAGATAGAATAGAGAAAGTTATTGAAAATATATTTAAAAGTAAAAATAAAAAATTATCTTATAAATTAGGAACAATGATAGAGGTTCCAAGAGCATGTATTGTAGCTGATAAAATAGCAGAAAAAGCTGATTTCTTTAGTTTTGGAACAAATGATTTAACTCAAATCACTTTTGGATTTTCTAGAGATGACGCAGCTAAATTCATTAAAGAATATGTGGAAAAAGGAATATTTGAAAATG